Sequence from the Denticeps clupeoides chromosome 20, fDenClu1.1, whole genome shotgun sequence genome:
AACCGCTTTGTTGCTTCCCTCTCCAGCTCGGCGGTGGAGTCATTCCTGAAGATCGACGAGAACCAGAACGAGGCCACGGCGGACGGGCTCGGGCCGGCCTCGGTGAGAACCTCACCAGAGAACCTCGCGGTCGAGGAACGTCCTGGTGTTTCTGTAGGCACGCTTTCTGACATTCTCCCTCGTGTTTTTCAGCTGTTCCAGCCGCGGAGTTCGCTGGCGGAGGAGACCCAGTACGTACATTTTTCACCTGTTGCACATTTACTAAAGATCAGGAGGGGGGCGAAACGAAGCTCATGGACTTCATTGTGTCCCACAGAATCAAACCATCGGACTTTGACTACCTGAAAATCATTGGCAAAGGCAGCTTTGGGAAGGTCCTGCTGGCCCGGCACAAGGAAAGCACCGAGTACTACGCCGTCAAGGTCCTTCAGAAGAAGATCATCCTGAAGAAGAAGGAGGTGAGGTTGCGCCCGACTTACAGACGGCCCCGGACTGTCTGCGGAGCTTTCGGAACGATAACCAGACGATAACTTCTCCTCCCCAGCAAAAGCACATCATGGCCGAGCGCAGTGTCCTGATGAAGAACATCAAGCACCCGTTCCTGGTGGGGCTGCACTACTCCTTCCAGACCACGGACAAGCTCTACTTCGTGCTGGACTACGTCAACGGAGGGGAGGTGAGTTGTCTTCATGGACCAGCGTGTCCTTCCTGGTCTGGACTTCCTTTTGTTGACACGTTTTGTTGCCGTTGCTCTCCAGTTGTTCTACCACCTCCAGCGTGAGCGGGTGTTCCTGGAGCCGCGAGCTCGGTTCTATGCTGCTGAGATCGCAAGTGCCCTTGGCTACCTCCATTCCCTGCACATCGTCTACAGGTAGGAGAGCAGCGCCCCCGAGTGGACATGCGGTGAACAACTAGGGGAAAAAATGACCCTGCAGTTTTTCATTTGAACTTTGCTCTTCATCCCATCGCAGAGACCTGAAACCAGAGAACATCCTCCTGGACTCTCAGGGCCACATCGTTCTGACCGACTTCGGCCTCTGCAAGGAAGGCCTGGAGCCCAAcggcaccaccaccaccttctgtGGAACACCAGAGGTGAGCAGACTTGCCACAAACCCACTACAAGTCCTCCACGTGCTCGAGAGCTTCTTCTGACTGCTCCACCTCGTCCCTTGTAGTACCTGGCACCAGAGGTTCTCCAGAAGCAGGCATACGATCGCACGGTGGACTGGTGGTGCCTGGGGTCCGTCCTTTACGAGATGCTTTACGGACTGGTAAGTGAAGCATGGCTGAATCCGATGGGATCCTGGCGAGGCGGCGAGCTTGACGACTTCACTCTCTTCTCCTCCCCGAAGCCTCCGTTCTACAGCCGCAACACGGCAGAGATGTACAACAACATCCTCCACAAGTCCCTGGTGCTGAAGCCCAACGTGTCCAACGCCGGGCGCGAGCTCCTGGAGGGTCTTCTGCACAAGGACCGCACCCAGAGGCTCGGCGTGAAGGACGATTTTGTAAGTACAGGGGGGGGGACACACAGCTAATCAGAGAACGCCGGCGTTCGCAGGCCGTTACGTGTCAACGTGCTGTGCCGTTACgtgctgtagtcgtggccgagtggttaaggcgatggactagaaatccattggggtttccccgcgcaggttcgaatcctgccgactacgttctttggggcagtggtggcctagcggtaaaggaagcggccccgtaatcagaaggttgccggttcgaatcccgatccgccaaggtgccactgaggtgccactgagcaaagcaccgtccccacacactgctccccgggcgcctgtcatggctgcccactgctcaccaagggtgaggggttaaatgcagaggacaaatttcactgtgtgcactgtgtgctgtgctgctgtgtatcacatgtgacaatcactacactttctaACCGTGATGCACTGTTTCCACCAGCTGGAGCTCAAGTACCACGCCTTCTTCTCCCCCATCAACTGGGACGACCTCATGGCCAAGAAGGTTACGCCTCCCTTCGTCCCCTCAGTGGTGAGCAGCTCTTTCCCACCCTCCAGCTTCCGGAATCACCCGGGGAGTGTGcacgacctctgaccccggTTCTATTTCGGCAGACGGGGCCCACCGACCTGCGGCACTTCGACCCGGAGTTCACCCACCTCCCGGTGACCTCCTCCCTGTGCAGCACCGACAACCTGACGGTGACCAGCAGCGTCCGCGAGGCGGCCGGCGCCTTCCCCGGCTTCTCCTACGGCCCGCCGGCGGACCGCGCCTTCATGTGAGGACCGCCGGCGTCCCGCCACCCTCCAGGACGAGGGAAGGTCCGCCCGCCGAGAGCCGGTCCGCTCCTCAGAAGACGCGTGCCAAGCCTGGTACCACGGAGACTGCAGTGCCTGACACTTTAACCACGTCTCCACCGTCGTTTCGTCCGTCTCTCTTTCCTTCAATTTTTAGTCTCCGATGACCGATTCATGCGGCATCCAGCGTCATTTGCACAGTGAGGAAACAAGGCGGCGGTGAGAGAAGTACTGTACGCTCGGTCCGCACACGCGTTTTCCGCTCTTTTatcgtgggggggggggaaacgcCATTCCAGCTTCATCAAGTGCAATACACGTTCTCCCTTCTTCCAGGTTCCAACAGGCTCCTCTCCTCCAATATCTTCACCGAAGCCTGTTTTACCGAGACTCGCAGCATATATCCTGCATGTAGGAGAAGTTGCTTTTAATTCTAGCGTTAGTgcttaagaaaataaatatgtctCTTTAACAATCCTATATATTTCCCAGCACTTTCAGACGTCTCTCGACCGAAACACAATACTGCTTTTTGAAGAAAGCAAGACTATTttattatgaaccagaagcatATTTACTTCCAAAGAAAATGCAGTTTCAGGCCAAACATAATCCGTCGAGACTGCACAGgacccagtggcaccttgtgaaACACGTGAACGTCTTTTCGTCCGTCCGGCCGCCACGAAATTGAATCCCTGCACTGCAGGTGCATGCGGCTCTCGTCTTGTAACATGCATGGTCCAGGCTCGTCGTTAAAATCTGGAGAAGAAGCGATACTGATGTGCACTGTTTCAGTGTTCAGTCCACATTGCGCAAGTTATATCGCCATTAGCCCAAGACTTGTATATCAAGAGAGCATGTACTTTTTGTTCTGTGGATTTGGACCAACATTCCCTGATGTTCCACGAAAATAACACGTATGGCAATACAGTTCTggtttgctgctttttttttttttttttttttttcttccatattTGGAAGTGATtcttaatttgttttatatatattttcatgtatatttatttacatgtcaTACACTGTAATCTAGCTGATATGGAACATGACattttgaagtgaaataaaTTTTATTGGAACGatcatgttgttgttgttattatacaagtcattatttataatttaattatattagAACATAACATTAAGACTAGAAAATTagattaaacatattttattatataggTATTTGgaatgcataaataaatcagtaatgATATGGCACTGCTGTTTTCCATATGTATTtcaaaaatttattttatttaccgGGCCATAATAATTTTTCGGGTAATAATTTTTCATCTTCGTACAGTAACTTGTAATAGTTCAAGAAGGGACagtctaaaagtgtaaaactcatttattggccaagtatgtgagtgaacacatacagGCAATTTGATTCCGGatcgatggtgtctctcaagcacaataGTATAAAAGAACAAC
This genomic interval carries:
- the LOC114770296 gene encoding serine/threonine-protein kinase Sgk1 isoform X2 translates to MKNGKKSFIAFIKERKMGLNDFIQRLISNPHICQHSAVESFLKIDENQNEATADGLGPASLFQPRSSLAEETQIKPSDFDYLKIIGKGSFGKVLLARHKESTEYYAVKVLQKKIILKKKEQKHIMAERSVLMKNIKHPFLVGLHYSFQTTDKLYFVLDYVNGGELFYHLQRERVFLEPRARFYAAEIASALGYLHSLHIVYRDLKPENILLDSQGHIVLTDFGLCKEGLEPNGTTTTFCGTPEYLAPEVLQKQAYDRTVDWWCLGSVLYEMLYGLPPFYSRNTAEMYNNILHKSLVLKPNVSNAGRELLEGLLHKDRTQRLGVKDDFLELKYHAFFSPINWDDLMAKKVTPPFVPSVTGPTDLRHFDPEFTHLPVTSSLCSTDNLTVTSSVREAAGAFPGFSYGPPADRAFM
- the LOC114770296 gene encoding serine/threonine-protein kinase Sgk1 isoform X1, with the translated sequence MAVTESRCDLTYCKMRGIVSVLTAFIKERKMGLNDFIQRLISNPHICQHSAVESFLKIDENQNEATADGLGPASLFQPRSSLAEETQIKPSDFDYLKIIGKGSFGKVLLARHKESTEYYAVKVLQKKIILKKKEQKHIMAERSVLMKNIKHPFLVGLHYSFQTTDKLYFVLDYVNGGELFYHLQRERVFLEPRARFYAAEIASALGYLHSLHIVYRDLKPENILLDSQGHIVLTDFGLCKEGLEPNGTTTTFCGTPEYLAPEVLQKQAYDRTVDWWCLGSVLYEMLYGLPPFYSRNTAEMYNNILHKSLVLKPNVSNAGRELLEGLLHKDRTQRLGVKDDFLELKYHAFFSPINWDDLMAKKVTPPFVPSVTGPTDLRHFDPEFTHLPVTSSLCSTDNLTVTSSVREAAGAFPGFSYGPPADRAFM